The following are encoded together in the Oreochromis niloticus isolate F11D_XX linkage group LG12, O_niloticus_UMD_NMBU, whole genome shotgun sequence genome:
- the LOC102081988 gene encoding uncharacterized protein LOC102081988 yields MKLYSLSMLCLSLLLLNTPFSLTRRRGGRGKSSGSKKVSSGSHSGTNTGYKPKTDSTPQGGHPKQNNQGSPGQQGNYPRQPGAAGNPNQYPGQGSPYGGYGGSYGGYGGGYGQYGGGYGGGYGRYREGYGRGSPSEKSRGFARSAVVAAAGGAVAGTALGYGVGQFARPHFNVRSPQEEYYYKHYMHRNHGSKTNTDRNAKKNTNTNTNTTEYSSDKGGHAVFTQPVQSYEDYMDACMKRSDILPVKTQKPQNKPGTTATATTKTNTSTPVTSESNDTATENPSTPTPTSPGPPNQPEEDDTVSIVEIGYPALIKQVKTSRCLELYMAYSMKYMRQEGPNYWSTGGVEGLEMGFQRLLAVVTSAILMLLNSNVPVLLH; encoded by the coding sequence ATGAAGCTCTATTCATTGTCCATGCTTTGTTTGTCACTTCTCTTGCTTAATACCCCTTTCTCGCTGACCAGGAgaaggggagggagaggaaaaAGTTCGGGCAGCAAAAAAGTCTCTTCGGGCAGCCACAGTGGCACCAATACAGGATACAAACCCAAAACAGACTCCACCCCTCAGGGTGGCCAtccaaagcaaaacaatcagGGCAGTCCTGGGCAGCAAGGCAATTATCCCAGACAACCAGGTGCAGCAGGCAACCCTAACCAGTATCCGGGACAAGGTTCTCCGTATGGAGGGTACGGAGGGAGTTATGGAGGGTATGGAGGAGGTTATGGACAGTATGGAGGAGGTTATGGAGGAGGTTATGGACGGTATAGAGAAGGTTATGGACGGGGTTCTCCTTCTGAGAAATCCAGAGGGTTTGCTCGCAGTGCAGTAGTAGCTGCAGCTGGAGGTGCGGTGGCAGGAACGGCCCTGGGCTATGGGGTAGGACAGTTCGCCCGTCCTCACTTTAATGTCCGCAGCCCTCAAGAGGAGTATTATTACAAACACTACATGCACAGGAACCATGGGTCTAAAACCAATACTGAtagaaatgctaaaaaaaatactaatactaataccAATACTACTGAATACAGCAGCGACAAAGGAGGACATGCCGTATTTACTCAACCCGTTCAGAGTTATGAAGACTACATGGATGCCTGTATGAAGAGGTCTGACATTCTGCCGGTGAAAACTCAAAAGCCCCAAAACAAACCAGGTACAACTGCCACAGCTACGACCAAAACTAACACGTCTACTCCCGTGACATCAGAGAGCAACGACACTGCCACAGAAAACCCCTCGACTCCTACCCCTACAAGTCCAGGTCCTCCAAATCAGCCCGAAGAAGATGACACGGTCAGCATTGTGGAGATTGGCTACCCGGCACTGATCAAGCAGGTGAAAACCAGCAGATGCTTGGAGTTGTACATGGCTTACTCCATGAAGTACATGAGACAGGAAGGGCCCAATTACTGGAGTACAGGAGGGGTAGAAGGATTGGAGATGGGCTTTCAAAGGCTTTTAGCAGTAGTTACAAGTGCTATACTGATGCTACTTAACAGCAATGTACCTGTGCTGCTGCACTGA
- the rassf2b gene encoding ras association domain-containing protein 2b produces the protein MDDTQYGVQIGENKFVSKATVLSHLKTYNLYYEGQNLQLRHREEEEELFVEGLLNIFWGLRRPIRLQMQDDHERIRPPPSSTSWHSGCNLDSQGSPTTTDGQQTQQSSPTVEVTPPDSQPEDNGVTEEEAEEDSESSAQLLRTKSDAGVLRRGQRRSPSDQRKIRRHRFSINGHFYNHKTAVFTPAYGSVTNVRINSCMTTPKVLRVLLNKFKIENSPDDFALYLVHASGERVKLKRTDYPLLLRVMQGPCEQVCKIFLMEEDLGEEVTYDVAQYIKFEMPVLQSFITKLKEEEDREVQKLRRRYNYLRNIIEKQLQCLPEGAKCM, from the exons GGCAACAGTCCTGTCACATCTTAAAACTTACAACCTCTATTATGAAGGGCAGAATCTGCAGCTGCGGCACAGAGAA GAAGAAGAGGAACTGTTTGTTGAGGGCTTGCTGAATATCTTTTGGGGCCTCCGGCGACCAATCAGGCTACAGATGCAGGATGACCACGAGCGAATCCGGCCGCCCCCCTCCTCCACGTCTTGGCACTCGGGTTGCAATCTGGACAGTCAAGG TTCTCCCACCACCACAGATGGTCAACAGACTCAGCAGAGCTCACCCACAGTGGAAGTGACGCCACCTGACAGCCAACCAGAGGACAACGGTGTGACTGAAGAGGAGGCAGAAG AGGACAGTGAGAGCTCCGCTCAGCTCCTCAGGACAAAGAGCGATGCCGGGGTCTTAAGGCGAGGCCAGCGAAGGTCGCCAAGTGACCAGAGGAAAATCCGACGCCATCGATTCTCCATCAACGGACACTTCTACAACCATAaa ACAGCAGTGTTTACGCCTGCTTACGGGTCGGTGACTAACGTTCGCATCAACAGCTGTATGACCACGCCGAAGGTGCTACGAGTTCTCCTTAACAAGTTCAAAATCGAAAACAGCCCAGATGATTTTGCACTCTATCTGGTCCATGCTAGTGGAG AGCGAGTGAAACTGAAGCGGACTGACTATCCTTTGCTGCTGAGAGTCATGCAGGGACCGTGTGAGCAGGTCTGCAAAATTTTCCTCATGGAAGAAGATCTCGGAGAAGAAGTCACATATGAT GTGGCGCAGTATATCAAGTTTGAGATGCCTGTCCTCCAGAGTTTCATCACCAAGctaaaggaagaggaggacagagagGTGCAGAAACTCAGGAGAAG GTATAACTATCTTCGGAATATAATCGAGAAGCAGCTCCAGTGTCTTCCGGAGGGGGCAAAGTGTATGTGA
- the LOC100701750 gene encoding uncharacterized protein LOC100701750, with product MKPTLIAVLCLPLLVIHINPSLAAKRGKFPQIMNVFKKPSKTKPNLDTKSKTQQPTQFNQGGYPQQPSRPGGYPNTGGYPQQPSRPGGYPYQGGYPQQPGRPGGYPYQSGYPNQGFYPGYPGHQAGAYPAPGYPYRGSYGGYPGGYINNNPNNKILSPHYAGSFGYGGYGAGGGSPFSNYAKAQGFVPSDKSKGFGRRAAMAAAGGALTGMALGYGLGRFPRPHFDFHSPREEYYYNYYMYRKYGIRSTDTNDFSRDYEYIQDDVTFDSFMKSCMNRADLLPVKNRKPNLKPAATTSKPPTAATVNSTTASITAALGTASSTTSNSTATKNSSTDSPATPHPLNKSEVNPAPAASQLLQTDDDDTVSIVEIGYPALITQVKLKRCIELYIVNDERNLKKKTKLKSSSGAQRLETDVRELFSIITSIIVILQTQLH from the coding sequence ATGAAGCCGACACTTATAGCCGTCTTGTGTCTACCTCTTCTCGTCATTCACATTAACCCTTCACTGGCTGCCAAAAGAGGAAAGTTTCCTCAGATAATGAATGTTTTTAAGAAgccttcaaaaacaaaacctaatCTGGACACTAAGTCTAAGACCCAACAACCCACACAGTTCAACCAAGGAGGGTACCCTCAACAACCGAGCAGACCAGGAGGCTACCCCAACACAGGAGGTTACCCTCAACAACCAAGCAGACCAGGAGGATACCCTTACCAAGGAGGTTACCCTCAACAACCAGGCAGACCAGGAGGATACCCTTACCAAAGTGGGTACCCTAATCAAGGATTCTACCCAGGGTATCCAGGACATCAAGCTGGTGCTTACCCAGCACCGGGCTACCCATACAGGGGCAGTTATGGGGGTTATCCAGGTGGATACATAAACAACAACCCAAACAACAAAATCCTAAGTCCTCACTATGCCGGCAGCTTTGGGTATGGGGGTTATGGTGCTGGTGGCGGCTCTCCCTTCTCAAACTATGCAAAGGCACAGGGCTTTGTTCCCTCTGATAAATCCAAAGGTTTTGGTCGCAGAGCAGCAATGGCAGCAGCTGGAGGCGCTCTGACAGGAATGGCCCTGGGCTACGGGTTAGGACGGTTCCCCCGTCCTCACTTTGACTTCCACAGCCCCCGGGAGGAGTATTACTACAACTACTACATGTACAGGAAGTATGGTATTAGATCTACTGATACAAATGACTTCAGCAGAGATTACGAATACATTCAAGATGACGTAACATTTGATAGTTTCATGAAGTCCTGCATGAATAGGGCAGATCTTCTCCCTGTAAAGAATCGAAAACCAAACCTCAAACCAGCTGCGACTACATCTAAACCCCCCACAGCTGCTACTGTGAACTCCACCACAGCATCAATTACTGCTGCTCTTGGCACTGCCAGCAGCACCACAAGTAACAGCACCGCAACGAAAAACTCCTCAACCGATTCCCCTGCAACTCCTCACCCTCTGAATAAGTCTGAAGTCAATCCTGCACCTgcagcttcacagcttctccaaactgatgatgatgacacaGTGAGCATTGTGGAGATTGGTTACCCAGCACTGATCACACAGGTTAAACTCAAGAGGTGCATCGAACTTTACATCGTCAATGATGAAAGGAACTTGAAGAAGAAGACCAAACTTAAAAGCAGCAGTGGGGCGCAAAGACTGGAGACAGATGTGCGAGAGCTTTTCTCCATCATCACCAGCATTATAGTGATACTGCAAACACAGCTGCACTAA